The Parcubacteria group bacterium genome includes the window CAGGGATGGGACGGGGCTAAAGAGCTACGCATGAAACTGATGGAGTGCGAAACCGCGGATGAGGTGGAGCGTGTGATTAGTGTGGCAATGGTGGCCAATGGAATGGCAACGACACGGAGCGGGGCCTTGAGTCAAGAAACCCAACATGCTATAATGGCTCCATGGATAACCAAAACGAACAAGACCAACCGGTAACCCAACGAGAATTCAAGAAGGATATCTCGGATGTCAAGGAATCCATTGATTTTATTATTCAAAACGCGGCCACCAAAGAAGACTTAACGCAGTTTAAGAGTGATATTCTGACGGGCGTGGACAAAGTTTTTAAGGAAGTCAAAACCATGCGCGAGGAGCAAACCATGAAAGTCGCGCGGGACGACCGGCAGGATGATGAAATCATAGGCATCAAGCGCCGCGTGACGCGCGTTGAAACGCATGTCGGCCTTGAGCCGCTGGCGGGCTAGTTCAAGCGGCGGGGCTCGGCCATGATTTCTTTGACGATTGCCTCCATCTTCATGCCGCGCGAACCCTTGACCAGCACCAGGTCCCCTTTTTCCATTCTCTGCTGGACAAACAAGCCCGCTTCCTGCGTGGCGCCAAATTCAAACACGCGCTCCTCTTCCATGCCAGCTTCCCGCGCGCCGGCCGCAATGTCCCTGGCGCGCTCCCCGACCGTAATGAGCACGTTAATCCCGGAAAGTGACGCAATGAGCTGGCCTATGGCGCGGTGCTCGCCTTCGCTCAAACTCCCGAGCTCAAGCATGTCCCCGAGCACGGCAAACACGGTTCCGTGGCGATGCAAATCCGCAACTGCCTGCAGCGCGGCTTTCATGGAAGCCGGGGACGCGTTGTAGGTATCATCAATAATGGTGGTGCGCTTAATGCCGGGAAGCACGCGCATCCTGCCCGGCTCAAGTTTGAGCTCGCGTAAGCCCTCCGCAACCTCAACCATATTCACCCCCAGTATGCCGGCGACGCTCGCCGCAACCAGCGCGGGGTAGGCCCAGTGGCTGCCCAGCGCATCGCGGATCAAAACGGGCGTGACTGACCCGGCCGCGTGCACTTTGAACGACATTCCCGCGATTCCTGTTTCAGTATCATTGGTTTCGCTTACCAGGATATCGGAGGCAAAGACATCAACCCCCTCTGCCTCTGACAGCGCATAGCTGACCCTTTGCGCACGTGACGATTCGGCGAGCTTCGCCACTTCCGCATCGTCCCGGTTCACCACAATCCACCCGCCCGGCCGCACTGCGCGGAACAGGGCGCCCTTTTCCTTTGCCACGCCCGCGGCATCGCCGAACGCTTGCGTGTGCGCCGTAGAGATCGCGGTGATAACGGCAATGTCCGGCGGTACAAAAGCTGTTAAGGCCGCAATGTCCCCGGGCTTGTCCGCTCCCATCTCAAGGATGAGCACCTTGGCGTAATTGCACGGCCGCACAAGCAAACTCGCCGCGCGCAGCAACACAGCGCACCACCGCACCGGCGATCTGCCCGGCATCCAGCCTATGTCAAAAATGGCGAGCGGCACGCCGATTTCCGTGTTGAAATTCCCGCGGCTCCGGCGGGTTTTGAACTTCTTCTTAATGGCCGCGTACACCGCCTCTTTGGCCGCGGTCTTGCCCACGCTGCCCGTAATGGCGATAACCGTGGGCCGGTACTTCTGTATGACGCGGCGCGCGAGTACCGCGAGTACTATTATGACTATGCGCTTCATAGTGCTTCATCCGGCGGAACTTCGTAGTACTGCATAATGAATTTGGCAATGTCCCCGAACAGAGGAGCGGCAGTTCCCGACGCAAACCTGCCGTTCTCGGGGGCATCCAATTTGATGAGCATGGCGAACCGCGGAGCATCCACCGGGCCGTAGCCCGCAAACGAGTGCATGGTCTTTCTGCCGTACGCCCCGCCCTCCGCAATCTGCGCGGTTCCGGTCTTGCCCGCAATGTAGTACCCTGGCACGCCCCCGTGGTTATCATACCCCTCCCTGACCACGGACACGAGCATGCCCGAGATGATGGCAGACGTGCGGGGGCTTACAACCGTATCCACGGCTAAGGGCTCAGTGCGGCTTACCACAGCATCAGACCGCCGCTTTTCGGCAATAATATAGGGTTTCATCAGTGTACCACCATTTGCCAGGGCTGCATATCCCATCACAATCTGGAGCGGAGTTACGGTGATTCCCTGCCCGAACGAGGCCGTGGCAGCCCAGATGTCGCCCCGCTTTTTGAGGGATGAAATGTTCCCGGAAACCTCGTTCGGCAGCTCAATGTCTGTACTCCTGCCGAACCCGAACGTCTCCACGTACTCGCGGAACGTGCCTGATCCGATGCTCTGCTGGGCAAACACCGCGCCCGTGTTGAGCGACTGCTCCAACACGGCAACCATGTCCACGAGCCCGCGCCCCTGTCCGTCAAAATTATTCAAACGATGCTCTCCGACAACCATAAACCCCTCGTCTGTGTACGTGGTCTGCGGGGTGAGCGCCTCCTCGTTCAAGGCAGCTGCCATGGTAAACGGCTTAAAGATTGAGCCCGGCTCATAAGTTCCGGCAATGGCCGGGTTCAAATACACGCTGATGTCCGCAACCTCGTTGTAGTTATTCGGGTCAAAGCCGGGAACCGAGCACATCACGAGCACGGCCCCGCTTGCGGGGTCCACGATAATGGCGGTTCCGCCGGAAGCGGCCACCTGGGCAACGCGCTCCGAAAGCTTTTGGCACGCGTATGTCTGCAAGGTCCGGTCTATGGTGAGGACAAGGTCAATGCCGGGCTCGGGCTCAATGCGTTCCAAGGCCGCGTTCTGTATGAGCCTCCCGGACGAATCCGTGGCCCCGGAAATGGATCCGTCTTTCCCGGCGAGCTCTGCATCAAAGAGCCTCTCAAGCCCGTACTGCCCTGTTTTCTCTTCGCTTGCGGACCCCACAAACCCGGTGACGTGGGCCACGAGCCCGCCCTCCGGATAGTAGCGCCACTCTTCGGGTTCCCATGCTAATCCCGGCATGCCCAGCTGTTCAAACGGCGCCAACTCCTCTTTGGTGAGTTTATGCAGAAGCGGCTCGTAGATATCGTTCTCTTTGCCCAGGCGATAGCGCAGCGTTTCTCCATCCAGGCCGTACGGCTCAAGGAGCGGCACAAGCGCGGTAAACGCGGCTTCCGCATTCCCGATATCTTTAGGCACAATGTACAGCTGGCTGAACGCGCGGTTTGTGGCAACCGGATATTCGGTGCCGGATGCGCGCTCGCCGATGAATATCTTGCCCCGTTCCGCCATCAACACGCGCACGGTTCCGTGCTGGCTTTGGGCGCGCTCCAGAATCTCGGCCGCGCGCAGAATCTGCAGATCCGCGAGCCGGTATGCAAGCGTTGCCCCGAATATAAAAATAACCCCAATCATCAAACTGAGGCGGACCGGCGAGAGGGACGCGGACGCGTTAAGGCGAGAGCGGGGAACCATACGCGGCAACGGTGCTGAATCCCAGGTGCACGTACGTAACCTCCTGGGGCGCCTGCAGCGCCAGGCGCTCGGCGCGGCGCGCCACCGCGGCGAGCGAACGCGCCTGGGAGAGCTGCAAATTTAAATCACGGATCTCGCCCGCAAGCTCCGTGCGCCGCGCCTCCAGGTCGCGGATGGAAAATGTGTGCCCTGCCTCGGAGTTGAGCTGCCACACGTATACCGCGGCAAATCCGACCAACAACAGGATGAGGATGGCGTGCCATTTTACCAAGCCTGTGTTGTGCGATCGGGAATAGTGCATGGGCAACGCGTAAGCCCGCTCCAAGCGCAGCGCGGCTACGTTTTTTGTATAATGCGCAGCTTGGCGCTCCGCGAAGGCTTGTTCGCGAGCGCCTCGGCGCGGGTTGGTTTCTTGACTTTCTTGTTTACCAGGGTGATGGTTGGCGCTTGGGCGCGCGCCGCATCCCTAAAAAAGAATTTCACGATGCGGTCCTCCAGGGAATGGAACGATAATACCGCCATGCGCCCGCCCGGAGCGAGCAGCGAAACCAGCTCGGGCAGGGCCCTCTTGAGGTTTTCCAATTCACCGTTGGTAGCTATGCGCAGAGCCTGGAAAATGCGGGTAGCGGGGTGGATGCGGTACCTACCGCGCCCTCCGGCTCCGCGCACAACTACGTCTGCCAGTTCTCGGGTGGTGTTGATGGGCGCGCGCTTGCGCGCAGCGGCTATTGCCTGTGCTGCGCGAGCGGCGTGCCGCTCTTCACCATATTCGGTGAATATTCGTTCCAGAGATTTCTCTGGCCAGGTGTTCACTATCTCGCGCGCGGTTAGCGTCCCCTGGTCAGAAAACCTCATGTCTAGCGGTCCTTCAGTGTTGAAACTAAATCCTCTAGACTCGTCTTTGAGTTGATCGCGAGATACACCCAGATCCAGTAGTACAGCGCTAACCGGATAAAATCGTTGTTCATACGCAATTCGTTTTGTTTCGGTATAATTTGCTTGTTTGAAGATGACTCTCTTTGCTTCCCCCTCCTTTGTCCTCAAGGAGGGGGCGAGGGGGTGGTTGTACTTTGCAAGGCGTTTTTGTGAACGCCCGATCGCGTCCTGGTCCCAGTCAATGGCGAGGAGCCTCCCGTTTGGGGCCGTTGCGTTAAGGATCGCTTCCGCGTGTCCCCCTCCGCCCACGGTTGCATCTATGACAAGCGCTCCGGGTTTC containing:
- a CDS encoding penicillin-binding protein 2, whose amino-acid sequence is MVPRSRLNASASLSPVRLSLMIGVIFIFGATLAYRLADLQILRAAEILERAQSQHGTVRVLMAERGKIFIGERASGTEYPVATNRAFSQLYIVPKDIGNAEAAFTALVPLLEPYGLDGETLRYRLGKENDIYEPLLHKLTKEELAPFEQLGMPGLAWEPEEWRYYPEGGLVAHVTGFVGSASEEKTGQYGLERLFDAELAGKDGSISGATDSSGRLIQNAALERIEPEPGIDLVLTIDRTLQTYACQKLSERVAQVAASGGTAIIVDPASGAVLVMCSVPGFDPNNYNEVADISVYLNPAIAGTYEPGSIFKPFTMAAALNEEALTPQTTYTDEGFMVVGEHRLNNFDGQGRGLVDMVAVLEQSLNTGAVFAQQSIGSGTFREYVETFGFGRSTDIELPNEVSGNISSLKKRGDIWAATASFGQGITVTPLQIVMGYAALANGGTLMKPYIIAEKRRSDAVVSRTEPLAVDTVVSPRTSAIISGMLVSVVREGYDNHGGVPGYYIAGKTGTAQIAEGGAYGRKTMHSFAGYGPVDAPRFAMLIKLDAPENGRFASGTAAPLFGDIAKFIMQYYEVPPDEAL
- the rsmH gene encoding 16S rRNA (cytosine(1402)-N(4))-methyltransferase RsmH produces the protein MSESLQIPVMLEEAVNGLNLKPGALVIDATVGGGGHAEAILNATAPNGRLLAIDWDQDAIGRSQKRLAKYNHPLAPSLRTKEGEAKRVIFKQANYTETKRIAYEQRFYPVSAVLLDLGVSRDQLKDESRGFSFNTEGPLDMRFSDQGTLTAREIVNTWPEKSLERIFTEYGEERHAARAAQAIAAARKRAPINTTRELADVVVRGAGGRGRYRIHPATRIFQALRIATNGELENLKRALPELVSLLAPGGRMAVLSFHSLEDRIVKFFFRDAARAQAPTITLVNKKVKKPTRAEALANKPSRSAKLRIIQKT